caTGGAagcataaattgcattaattgaaattaaaagtaacaaagtgtcataaacataaaagaataaaggaaatgaaatagcaaatagaaagaaagaacaagatgcaataataataaatgacaagaaaaagtaaatggaaacaagaattaaaagtagaaattacaaaaaattaaactaagaaaccctaattctagagagagaggggagcttctctttctagaaactaagagaaaaacATGTAAAAGCTAAACCTAATTGTCCCtccttcattcctcttcactttggtcttaaatagcttcagaaaatgaTTTGGACTGGATTTTTGGAGGCCCAGAATTCACCCCAGCGATTTGCAATTTATGATCTACGTGCATGCAGTCGTGCGCACACACGACCTACAGTGCGTACGCATAGTTGCACAAAATTCCCATCGTGCATACGCACGACATTTGATGTGTACGCATCGTTGCACGAAGTCACCGTTGTGCATATGCACGCAtcactgtgcgtacgcaccttTGCAGTAGCTTCCAAACTCcattttcttcatgatttctccccTTTTAGATGctctttcttcacttcttcaatcCAAACTTGCCTTGAAAACTTGAAATCatttaacaaatacatcaaggcaccaaatgtgattaaagtgaataaaaattgactaaattaagcacaaaagagcatgttttcactttcaagcacaatttaggaagaaatctcaaaagcatgctatttagatgaataaatgtgggtttatatgatgaaatccactcaaatcaatccaaaatatatcgtcaaatatgAATTCATCAGAGAGCATAGTCtgcctttgttttttttttgccgTTTGGCTACTTGGAGGTTGAGAAGATGACTCAACTAAATTTTTTGTGATATGAGTAGATGACCCAGTTGGGGTGCTTGATCCTGATTTTTTATTTGGCCCTGGTAGGGCTAGGCAGATGCCTCTGCCTCTTATAGAGGCTAATGTTTCCCTTTTAGGCATGTGGCAGATTTCCTTGCAAATATTCATGGGTAAGGTAATCTGGAAAAGAGTTTGAGATTCCTTGAATGTATTCAGTTTCGAAATAAAAATGCTTAAGATTGCTTGCTAGCGAGCAAAAATGTGTTTGGATGCAAGATTTTTTACATCTTTTTGTAAAATATCTTTGGTAGACTTACAATCTACTTTGACAAGAAATTTTTGGTTTAATAAATCagattgaaattttgaaatacatAAAGCAATTGCTAAAACCTCTTTTTTTATGGTCGAATAATTTTGTTGGGATGTATTCCAATGCTTAGATATAAATGCAATGATACGTTCTTTATTATTAAGTTTTTGTTTTAGGATGCCACCATAACCCAAATCTAAAGCATCCGTCTCAACAATTTTAAAAGCCTGTGGAACAGGGAGGTAAAGACAAGGGAGTTCCTTGACACTGAATTTAAGTTGTTTGACTTTCTTTAAAATTCTTTTCATAAGGAAGATTCACAATATGTTGTTTTCTATTCCAGAATGCGTGAGGCAAATCTGAACATATTGTTTCTTGCATTTGTTGAAGAAGGGATTTAACCTTTTGTTGGATTTGAGACTTTTGTAACTGGATTTCAAGGGTTTTGAGGAGACTTCTTCTTTCAAGAAgttgatttagttagttttgaaTTAGAGTAGGTTAAGGGTTCTATGAGCTGAGGTTGAAACAAATTGGAAGGTTGTTGGGGTTCCGCCTATATAGGTAGTGATACCGTCGTAAGACATCATTAATGGGAAAAGAGCTCTAATAAAGGGTGACCCCAAAATGACCTGATTTCTTAAATCTTGGACAAGGAGGAAGGTTTTTTTTATCCATAAAAGACCATTTTGATGATAGCCTCAGAAAGCTTGTACTTAATTTGTAAATGGTCGCCGTTAGCTGTACTAAGGCGCTTTgtagttttttcaaaatattttgttggGATTAATCCTTctaaaatacaatttttatcTGCACCTGTATCGAACAAGGCTACTGTTTCCAAAACAAAGTCCTAGATGACAATTCGAATATTGATATAGAATTTCATAATGGTTAATTGACTGACTAACCGCAAAATTTCTGCTATCTCATCTTCTTGATCATCCTTTGAGAGTTGGACAATTTGGTCATCCTCTTCATTTTGAAGAATTTGGTTTTGAAGATTTTGTTCAATCTGAGGCTCTTCCTCAATGTTACCAGAATCTTCATCTAAAATATGAGACAAGCAATTttggtgttgttgttgttgttgtttgatgAGATGAATCTCTTTCTTGAGAATATTAATCTCATTTTGAAGGTCCTGAATAGTAACAGGCTTAGAAacttattttttgagtttttttaaaataggtTTGACATCATACTTGTTTTTGATAACCAagattttggatttatttttggTCTCTAAGGTTTGTTTGAGCTTCTAAAGGAAGTATTTTCTCTGTTCATGGTTTGAGATAGCGTTTGTGGCATCGAAAAGAAGATATTGTTCTTGTGTGATGACATTGAGCTTGAAATATTCATCAGATGATGAAGATATATCATAATCATACTGAATATTGCTTAAGTTCTCTgaaaattcatgttttgattctTCTTCAGAGCTTTCAAGGAGGAGGTTATTAATTTGCTCCTCAATCTGAGGGTCAAGGTTGAGGTTGTTGATCTTCTTCTTGAGCCTACAGTAAATTACTGATATGACCCTATTTTTTGCAATTAGAGCAGataatttgtttttttgtgAGGTTCCTTATCTTTGTCTTTCCTTTGTCTAGGAGGAGGCTTGTAATGCTTCCTAGATTTCCATTGCCGTGGGTTTTGATCGGGCCATCGGTTTTTTTGGTTAGActgttttgttttcttcttacTACAGGAGGATAGGCCAAACTGTTCATAGAAAGAACCTAcatcttttttgttttgggcCTTTTCACGGGCTAATTGCCTTTAAATTTTGTCATCTTGACAAATTTTTAAGGCCACTTTTtggacataaaaaattaattggcTATAACTTAAAGAATTATATGGAATAATTCCATCCGGAGTTAAGCTTCTGATTTTGTCCCTAACTTTATCTCCCAGGGATTTTGGGAGTTCGGCTAAGAACTTTTCTTTTCAGAACGACTGTTGGCTATCTTCTCTAGTGAAGACTCTAGTTAAGAAGGTATCTTTATACCACTTGAAATCAGTAAGGGATTTGCATTTGAGATTGGACAGAAGTTCAGCAGACCGATCTTTCCATAAAGATGGATCGCCTATGAAATGGTTTGCTATAGTAAAGATCATAGTGCTAATAGCATCAGGGATGCCCATTCTCATTAAGAATAGGTTTGCCATTATCATTGGTTTTTTGTGCTGAAAGGATGACATCTTTTTCATTATTTGTGAGATAATTATCCCACCATCCTTTAAGCTATCCTGAAAATCTTGACACAATAACATTTGCTATTTCTTCTTCGGAGCTTTCATGGGCAGTTTGATAGGTTGTACATACCATTGTCATATGTTGTAACATATGCATGATGTTATACTCCATTTTACCATTTATGTTCCATTCATAGACGTTGTTCGCATTGAAACTGTTGAAGCGTAGCTCTCTGTCTTCTAAGTTAATGAGCTGAACTTATCCGAACTCAAACTTggctcatttaatttatgagctcaattCTAAGCTCAAACTTGGTTCATCAACTCACAAGCTCAGCTTATCGAGCTATTAATGAGTCGAGCTCGAACTAGCTCATGAGCTGGCTTTACTCACTTCCAGCCCTAGTTGTATGACCATAAAGTGTTTCCTAATATATTCTGAGATTATGTTATACAAAAATCTGTATCATTGTCTTCTAGCATTGCAGGTGCTTTTGATTACTCAAACAAGTTAGGAATCATTTAGCAATAAGAGGAGTATCTTGGGTGAATTAGTAATGGCACTAACATTGTTCTTTTTGTTATTCTTGTTTTCTAACGTTGGGGTCAAGAGGTGATTTTGGATcacgaaagaaaaaaataacagtGAAATTTTTAGTACAAAATAATTAGTGTTGCTCGAATTTTTAATTCCTATGAAATAAGTAATTTATGATTTTATccttataaaatttttcttgtattttaattaagtaaaaaatttttaaaaaagagagCAAAATTGTTTCTCCCATCATTTTTGTTGGTTTTCCTAAGCCTTGAGAAGGGGGATGGAAGTTTAAATCAAGGAAACTAAGAAATATAATTTAGAACTTTAAATTGTTAGTGTTGTAGAACTTATAAAATAGGAGATTATTTTGGTTGTCTCATCTTGAATTTGATAGAACAAAGAATGGAAAGATAATTAATAGAGTAATATAGAGTAATATATTTTGGTTTAACTTCTAAATACAATGAGACTTATATCTAATCTCCACTAcaaatcataataaaatttgtactataataattattaaagattacaatcaccatttcaaaaataaaagaaaaaaaattaaaaatgatattaagGCCAAGACAAATGAAGCTTAATTCAAATTTCTAAAACGCCAAGTCGACTCAAAACTTGAGTAAAAAATGCCAATAAAAACTCAAATCAGAGTTCCTTACACAAAAAATAAACTCTAAATCAGAACTCTTATGCCAAGACAAAAGATACAATTGATGATTTATATATGATGTTTCTTTTTAATCTGATCTCTTGTCGTTTCTCGTATGGCTTTTGTTGATCTCTCTTACCatattataacttttttttttatagaaaagagaaagaacaaaaaacaaaataatcctAAGACTTGAcccaaaaatatatatgaaaaatgcTAGTCAAATCTAAAGAGAAAAACTTGATATGCAATATAAACTTCATGAAGTTGTATCCTTCTCGTAGATATAGAATTGCTTAGTATTTATGCTCTCTTAGATTATTCTTTCTCATTACTCATGCCACTACctctttatattatttaattgctGCCTTTTTCAATTTGCTCATCTAGTCATTAAGATCAGTTGCTAAATCAATTACATTGATCATCCTTACTACTTTTATTTCCACTAATTGTATTGCTTTGGTTTTCTCAACATTCTCTAATTTGATATTATGTCTTGCACagtatttttttcctttaaagattaaaataatttattgtgaTCTCATGGAGATATTTATCACTCATATCACACATATTAAATACACAAACTATTTGGGTGacgaaaatatttgataataaaaaattagttaaaatagtaagaatttatattatttaacattcattaattattataacaattaataaatatcaaataaaataagttcTGATTATTTTTGTCTCCTTAACATTATCGTTCTAATATACCATCAATTATCCTTGTCATCATTCAACAATTTTATATACTACCTTGTCTCTAAAAGTTTTAACCTGAACcaaaagatatatattaaagaaattcaaatcataaaaacttGCTAATTTTAGAGATtccaaaaattgatttaattgaatttaatgaatTCGTTGAAAATAATTCTTTGAATTGTAGATTACGTAGAGCAAAATTTTATTGTCATAATGACAATATAAGGAAGAATTCATCTATTCACAAGACACAAAAGTCACCAAAAAATTGTTacattatgttttttttttccctaaGCAAATCGCTCGTGTACATATCTACATGCATTTGCTTTTCATGAATCCAACGAACTATGATGTTTGAAAAAATCAGAACATGAATGGCGATGCAGAGAATGGAGGGATAATAGTAGGGATGGTAGGTGACCTGCAATTTACACCAAAAGTACAAAAACATGTAACccaaaaaatatgaattaaattgaaatatcACTATAAGAATAATATATCTAGAACTCTATGATTAGATgttgatatttaaaattttttaaatgaatgatgtacgaattttaaatttattttataaagagAACAgtagtttaaaataattttttgctactatccaatttaatttaataaaaatgataaatgaaGTAACTATTGCTTAGTAGTTTTGCGCTGCTACAATTCAACTATGATACCATCCAATATGACGAGtagcaaattttaaaattatatcaaccAACAATTTAatcttatttgaaattttttgagcAAAATAATTAACCCCTTCAAAATTGAAACATGCTACAAAGTAAGATTTAAGTTGAATATAACATGAACACCTAATTAATTTCTTTTGgttacaaaattttaagtttattagGTAGTTTGAAAACCATCTAGTTCTCTGTTCAATATGTATTTTACATTTTAAGATGCATCTTATATAGATAACTAATTTGATAgctaaattttagtatatatctaTTATAATTACTCATCTAAATCTAAATATTCATCAAGTTCACGATTCAGGGGTGGCCACTGCCACCAACTCTTATGATCACAGTAGTGCCTTGTCCATCctctcttcctttttcaacttctctttccTACTTTTTCCACCTTTTTGGATCTTTCCATCCTCTCTCACATTTTTTCCTAcatctcttcctctttctatcCTTAAATAGATGATGATTTATATGATCTCTATTATTATGGTATTTAtggtaattataaaattttatcatacctaaaaaatgtaattaaaattacaaGAAATAACATTATGAAATCACTTAAATATTCGAAGAGTTAAagttatattaaattatctcaaataattttaactaatattaattctAATGGCATgggatttttaaaatcaatataaaattataattttaacaataaattttatttaaaaaactcAAGACCAtgaaaaaaacatatttttcataataactTCAAAAAATTGTCATCTTGTTAGTAATTTTTCAAGTCTTAACCATACACTTTACCTTAAAATACcataattgattttatttaagaatGATTTACAGATACATGTTGTAAAaagcataaagaaaaaatagaaaagaaatttaatcttaaaaaaaatcattaataaataaaaatgaacaactatttaaaaaaatagttaaaaaaaattaatatttataatatatgatttaggaaaaacaataaaaataaaaaatgtgattaaattaaaaaatatttgcatATGTTTAGAATGTaatttagttagttacattttaCGAttgttgttaaaattttataactaCTATAAACACCATAATCATAGACATTATAAAAGTCGCCTAACTAGATGGATGTGTGTGGGATTTATATTTGTCTATCTTGATTTATTGCAACTAGATAGGATAAGTGGATTGAAGACTTCCGTTTGGAGTACTAAGTTGCAGCTTCTTCTGGATCAAATAATGCTATGCTTGTGTGTTTTTGTTTTGGTAGTATCATTGGAGTTTGACAATATTATTGTTTTAAGGAAGTAGGCCTTGTTAGCATTATTAGGCTTTCAGTTTGGTTATGCACATGCTGGCTACTACAAATAACTCCAAATTTAGAGATTAGAGATTTTGGCCGGCTCGCTATACTATATCTTTGGAGAATTATAATGAGTAGGATGAAGTTATGTAGTTGCATATTATACATATggatttgttttagttttatgATTTCATCATGGATTAAAAGTGTAATTTAGTTTTACGCTATAATATTTACTAGTAATGTCTCTATTTATGAACTAATTAGACCTACATTTCTAATCAATCAAAATTTGTTGTTAAAAAAATAGGAAATTAGaatagtataataatataaaattataatgcaTGAAtgctatttatttttaaagtttgattattttttatttttaacaacgTTTAATTTTAGTACACTATAACGTAAACCATTTTATTTcgtcatcaaattaaatttattttttagatattatttataataaatgcAAACAGAATATTGTTATTTATATTAACACAATAAATCAAATTCATTGTTTTAAAGGATtacttataaatataaaatgttcATTACTAACATAACATATCAAATTGAATAATGTGTACGTAACGTTTTATAATTTAGAGGTAAAAAAATTTGGGAGTCACTTAGATAAAGATGTcaaaaacgtctttttttaaagatattttttaaaaattaaaatttaatacatataatcaattaaaatttaattaaattatattatttttattaaaattagattggacaaattagtttaataaaaaaattaataaatctactatttttcggtcaaattaatttatctaacctaattttgacaaaaataatacagtttaagtgattatatatattaaattttaattattaaaaaatatctttaaaaaaagacgttttatgCGTCCCCAAAAAATTTTACTCAATACTCACCTATAATGACGGTCGTTGTGACTACGTGGGCGAACCTTCACGCTACTAGAGGGAGGGACGACACCGCCATCACAACGGCCACTGCCACCGCCATTGCTCTTTCTCTTAACATCCCTTCCTGAAACAGTTGTAGATGTGCTCCGTCGACCCCCTCTCGTTGGTGGTGGTGTCGTTCCCGTGATCGTATTGTCCTCTGCAATCGCTCCTAATGATGGCCTCCAATCTTGACTGCTAACCTTTTTCTTTGGCCGCTTTGTACGACGACGTGTGCGTGAAGTGTGTGAATTATTAGCAGCAACATGAGATGATGCTGGAGATGGTGCCGGTGGTGCCGGTAGCACAAAGGACTTTTCATCGTCGGGATGGAGCCTTGGCGAGGaacaacatgttacaaactccaACAAAAATTTCATCTCTTCAAGATTGCATCAAAGCAAACCTTTAAATGGAATTCTTCACTGTCTATAAAAATTGTGTCGAAATTGTCGAAATGTGAAGTGATTGAGGTGGGATCGcccttttatatttgatttcaaCAAGTAAAATATATAGACACCATAGAagtgatttatttttatttggtttattcctttctttctctcttttcgttttcttttatGTCAAGGAAGACGAAAAGATGAAAGAAAGGGTTTTAGCATAAAAGGTTACGCTACAAGTTAAACATCGGAGggagaaataaagaaaagagaaggtgATAATGGGTTCCATGACGGTTAAAGTTGTATAGTAAAAACAGGgctttttttcctttcctttttattcgtttgttagtttttggggtttttgtttTGATTAGCCGAAAATTGCTGTCGGACattcaatttttatgccaggTGAGATGGTGTCCCTTTTTTGTGAATGTGTATTACCAATTGTGGATCTTATATTTGGTTACCATGTAGTAGCAGCCTATCAGGTAATTGGCATTTGGCAAGTTGTAAAATGGGTGTTTAACAACCCCATTTTTTTCATTCCCATCAATTTCATATCTTAATAGCTTGCAATATATAATTAACtcttttagaaaaaattttttggaggaaaaattcaaaaaatggaaaagtataaagaatatttatatttatgttcaattatataaacataattatatagTTTGTATGCACTATTATAATGGAATTTTAAGGATTGTAATAACTTATAATTCAAAAACTcgacaaaattaaaaagaatatacTGACTCGATACATGATAAACCTTGAAaataagcttatagacctttAAACAAACATAACCTCAAAATAACTACTTAAATAGCTATCAAACTATCAAATTGGCAATATTACCATAGAGTAGGGGTGAGTGCTCACCATAGTTCCATGCTCATTAATCAAATGGAGCATGCACATCGAGTCAACTCTAATTTGTATTTAGTACTTGTGAGAAGATACCTATACAAAGATAATATAACAGATGCTTACATAAGAATCttctaatctttttttttcctcaGTTGGTGTAGTAAAGTGCGATGATTTTTCAACATATGATCTTTAGCTAAGATAATgagaaaatatttgaaagatgTTGTATGATAAAAGATTATACTTAATAATATCATTTGagagaagaaaattaaaaaaatcaatttctcTTGTAATACTCTTTGTGCATGTTTAGTTGGTCTGTTCATTTCTTAGATCATTGAAGTTTTCTAAGTTTTAACGAAAGAgaggttttttaaaattacaataattataaattcaacaaaaaaatataaatttaaaatatctaaaataaattcGTTCATTAAAATCAGTACTAAAGTAGACCATTGATGAATAGGATATTATCAATCTAGAGCGGAGCCTTTAGGGTCAGACCGTGACACCTCCACTTATTATTCCGCTAAGGCGGTGCCTAGTTCGCTACTCTCCCAAGGCCCACTCCTCAGCTGCGCACAGTCCCCTTAATCAATTTGCCATTAAGCCATTTCTTGATATGAGGGTAGGATACTTGTATATCTCATTCACAAATTCCGCTTTTTTTATGTTGCTAACTCTCTGTTTGGTTGATCGCTAGTTTTAGCATGTTGGGAGATATCATTATTGTCAAACCAATGCTTACATTGTATTTgtgaataaaagaataattgaaCAAACGTTGAATCAGATAATACTCAAAAGTTCACAAACAGTtgaatatttatttcaaaaggatttatttgattcaattttacGGCGTAATCCTTTAAAAAGAGTTTTAAGTGAGTTATTTTagcttcatattttttttcctttgtgaaAAATTCAGCAGCTTTTTAAGCTCTTCGAAATCGTCAAGTGCAAAAGAGGAGAAAATATCTCCTTTAAACCAATCTTCTGTGCATAGAAAGACTTTtattgtaaaacccggttaattaatgactatttaacctacaaattaaaatatattctaggaaaataagaaaagaggttttatggtttaatgtgatagaaaaatttaaaacgagaatttcaataccaattttaaagaaaacGGCCCAAGATTGGGCCGAACAGGCCAAACTGGGCCGACCGGACCCCAATGAGCCCAAGGGCCCAGCCAAACCCTCATTCATTAATGAGAGTTCAGCACTCTCCCTTAAACAAACACATACACGCTGAAATTAAGAGAGGAAAGGGGGAAACATGAAACCCTTGTTCCTATTCACTTCTAACTTCTGTTGTggataacttttgatccggaacTCCGATTGACGCACCGTTTGCAGCCACGTAACCATGGCGTCAAGCTCTATAAAACTCATACAAGAAATCTTGAGGTAAGTCACAGTTTGTTCTTCAAATTTCCAGCCTTGATTTTCAAGATTCTTGGACAAAGatgttgagattttgagctCTTTTGTATTGTAGGCTCAAATTAACTTGAAGGGAAGGCTTATTCTAGCTCCCTTGGTCCTGGGATAGGgtgagattctcaaccctaagCTAAAGACTTGGAATTTTGTGATTTAGTGATTGAGTTATTGTGTTTTGATGTGATATTGTGACTTAGGTATCATATATGTGTGTTTGGAGCTTAATTGGTGATTTTGGAAAGCCTTGGTGTGGAACACCAAGCTTGGAAATCTGTTGTTGGAGTTTGGAAACCTTGGAAGTTGAAATTAAGAGTTTTCCGAGTTGAacggaaatcggccaaggtatgattttggtttcatgtatctaaaatataatgtgGTTGTGAAAACGTAGGCTAGTGATCCTAGGATAGGGCTTTGGAATGTTGATGTAATTGTTGGATAATTTGGATTGTGTTGAATATGTATGAAGGATGGTGGAAATAATTGTGAGTGGTTGTATTGGTTGATAAAGCATGTAATGTTGTATGTGATATGGTTCAATATGTTTGATTGCTGATAGAGTTGAGGCTCTTATTGATGAGTATGATTGGAAGTGTGATATTGATgcgtgtatatatatgtatatatataggaTGATTGATGAATTGGATATTTGTTTGTGTTCATACCCAGGGTCGAGCTGTACGACCCGGGCTGATCGACGACAAATCAACCGACCTGTTCAGACCAGGACTATCCGACTTCTTTACGAAAGAGGTCGGCCAAACCGCTACGAAGGCCCAATAAGGCCCAAAaaagaggaacacgacccaaatttAAAGGCAGCCCAAAGTCTAGAAAGAtgaaggcggttcccttaaagataagataaattcactcaaagataagataagataattatcTTATCCCAAAGGAAGATCATTCAACACCATCATAAATACATGAGAGCACCCACGTATAActtatactctgattctactaaaaacctgtttaatacccttactagcatcggagtcccttgcaggtaccctcATCCTCCGGTCacgaaggatcagcacaaccaccaagtccaacaagtcgaacACAACTgcaccgaccagtacagaagatctcatccgagatcgacctacagtttcaggtaaccctcggaacattggcgccgttgccggggaacctggaagtcatcccatcatcatggcagACAACATTGACAACAACCACGACTCTGATCTAGAGGACAGGACGCCGCACAAGAATGCGGATGtaacaccaaaggatactcctcaacaAAACAAGGATAAGAGCCCACCAAATGTAGAAATCCTAGAGGCACTTCAGGCTCAACAAGAACGTCTCAAACAACTCGAAAAAGAG
The genomic region above belongs to Arachis duranensis cultivar V14167 chromosome 3, aradu.V14167.gnm2.J7QH, whole genome shotgun sequence and contains:
- the LOC110279092 gene encoding uncharacterized protein LOC110279092, which codes for MKFLLEFVTCCSSPRLHPDDEKSFVLPAPPAPSPASSHVAANNSHTSRTRRRTKRPKKKVSSQDWRPSLGAIAEDNTITGTTPPPTRGGRRSTSTTVSGRDVKRKSNGGGSGRCDGGVVPPSSSVKVRPRSHNDRHYRSPTIPTIIPPFSASPFMF